The proteins below come from a single Acidovorax sp. NCPPB 4044 genomic window:
- the purB gene encoding adenylosuccinate lyase encodes MAQNISVFDMLALQHLWSSAEMRAIFSEEERIRAWLKVESAVARAQGSLGIIPAQAARRIVEGAAGFCPDIESMASGIRTLRHSLVPFLRQLQGHIGEEGEWLHHGITTQDVIDTGMVLQMRQAHRVYLRDIDRVADQLIRLARLHRDTIMVGRTHGMHALPTTFGHKCAVWLDEMSRHRVRLLECESRVFVGMLGGAVGTQAGLGPKARDVEVRVLQDLGLGVPDICWASARDRFAEYAGLLAMLGATLSKIGNELFNLQRDEVGELAEACAESAVGSSTMPHKRNPAAAENLAGLARSMRYSAAMMTEAMVQEHERDGVAWKTEWKALPECCLVAGAMLEQAVQLLSGLAVDAEAMSRNLDRRQGYLLSERVMLSLGPRLGKQTAHAWVHEASMDGLAQNLDFRSAMARHGGLAQAVSEQELDEWTDPRSYLGSVRESIDRTIRSYESMKYESRAKSSR; translated from the coding sequence ATGGCCCAAAACATTTCCGTCTTCGACATGCTCGCGCTCCAGCATCTGTGGAGCAGCGCAGAAATGCGCGCCATCTTCTCGGAGGAAGAGCGCATACGGGCATGGCTGAAGGTCGAAAGCGCGGTGGCGCGCGCCCAGGGCAGCCTCGGCATCATTCCTGCGCAGGCCGCCCGGCGCATCGTGGAGGGGGCGGCCGGTTTCTGTCCCGACATCGAATCCATGGCGAGCGGAATCCGCACGCTGCGGCACTCCCTGGTGCCGTTCCTGCGGCAACTGCAGGGCCACATCGGCGAAGAGGGCGAGTGGCTGCACCACGGCATCACGACGCAGGACGTGATCGATACCGGCATGGTGCTGCAGATGCGGCAGGCGCACCGGGTCTACCTGCGGGATATCGACCGCGTTGCGGACCAGCTCATCCGGCTCGCGCGGCTGCACCGCGACACCATCATGGTGGGGCGCACCCACGGCATGCACGCGCTGCCCACCACCTTCGGGCACAAATGTGCGGTCTGGCTCGATGAGATGTCGCGGCACCGGGTCCGGCTGCTGGAATGCGAATCCCGGGTGTTCGTCGGCATGCTGGGCGGAGCGGTAGGGACGCAGGCCGGCCTGGGGCCAAAGGCGCGCGATGTCGAGGTGCGGGTGCTGCAGGATCTGGGGCTTGGCGTGCCGGACATCTGCTGGGCCAGTGCCCGGGACCGTTTCGCCGAGTACGCGGGTCTGCTGGCGATGCTGGGGGCGACGCTGTCCAAGATCGGCAATGAGTTGTTCAACCTGCAGCGGGACGAGGTGGGCGAACTTGCCGAGGCCTGTGCCGAAAGTGCGGTCGGCTCCTCGACCATGCCCCACAAGCGCAATCCCGCCGCCGCAGAGAACCTGGCCGGCCTGGCACGCAGCATGCGATACAGCGCCGCGATGATGACGGAAGCCATGGTGCAGGAGCACGAGCGCGATGGCGTGGCCTGGAAAACCGAATGGAAGGCCCTGCCGGAGTGCTGCCTGGTGGCAGGGGCCATGCTGGAGCAGGCGGTCCAACTGCTGAGCGGACTGGCCGTCGATGCCGAAGCGATGTCGCGCAATCTGGACAGGCGCCAGGGGTATCTTTTGTCCGAGCGGGTGATGCTTTCGCTCGGTCCACGGCTGGGCAAGCAGACGGCGCATGCCTGGGTGCACGAGGCCTCCATGGACGGTTTGGCGCAGAACCTGGATTTCCGCTCGGCGATGGCGAGGCATGGCGGCCTGGCGCAAGCGGTGTCCGAACAGGAGCTGGACGAATGGACGGATCCCCGGAGTTATCTGGGCAGCGTGCGCGAAAGCATCGATCGGACCATTCGCAGCTATGAGTCCATGAAGTACGAATCCCGGGCGAAGTCTTCGCGCTGA
- a CDS encoding enoyl-CoA hydratase, whose protein sequence is MTENQDILVHTESGVTTITFNRVEKKNSITRAMYAALADAFEAVAQDAAVRVVVLQGDVAIFSAGNDIGDFLNNPPSTQESPVFRFLRAIATFPKPLVAAVCGPAVGIGTTMLFHCDLVYAGDNAAFSMPFVNLGLCPEAASSLLVPRMMGYHRAAEALLLGEPFMAEAALEVGLVNRVVPPTECNMVAQTQARKLASKPLSSLVETKRLMKKDQTAAVLERMAEEGASFGRMLQEPAAREAFTAFMEKRRPDFSAS, encoded by the coding sequence ATGACCGAGAACCAGGACATCCTCGTACACACCGAATCGGGCGTGACGACCATCACCTTCAACCGCGTGGAGAAAAAGAACTCCATCACGCGCGCCATGTATGCCGCGCTGGCCGACGCTTTCGAGGCGGTGGCCCAGGATGCTGCCGTGCGCGTGGTGGTGCTGCAGGGCGACGTGGCCATCTTCAGTGCCGGCAACGACATCGGGGATTTCCTCAACAACCCGCCCTCCACGCAGGAGTCGCCGGTCTTCCGCTTCCTGCGCGCCATCGCGACCTTTCCGAAGCCGTTGGTGGCCGCGGTGTGCGGGCCGGCCGTGGGCATCGGCACGACGATGCTCTTCCATTGCGATCTGGTCTACGCCGGAGACAACGCGGCTTTCTCCATGCCGTTCGTGAACCTGGGGCTGTGTCCCGAAGCGGCTTCCAGCCTGCTGGTGCCGCGCATGATGGGTTACCACCGGGCGGCCGAAGCGCTGCTGCTGGGCGAGCCCTTCATGGCGGAGGCTGCGCTCGAGGTGGGCCTGGTCAACCGCGTCGTGCCGCCGACGGAATGCAACATGGTGGCGCAGACCCAGGCCCGCAAGCTGGCCTCCAAGCCACTGTCGTCGCTGGTGGAAACCAAGCGCCTCATGAAAAAAGACCAGACCGCTGCCGTGCTGGAGCGCATGGCGGAAGAGGGGGCCAGCTTCGGCCGCATGCTCCAGGAACCCGCCGCCCGCGAAGCCTTCACCGCGTTCATGGAAAAACGCCGCCCTGACTTCAGCGCCAGCTGA
- a CDS encoding acyl-CoA thioesterase, which produces MTAAASPPTHPLDDALVLGAVAPGQYTARTSPAYWNMVGPFGGITAATLLRAVLQHPQRLGDPLSLTVNYAGAIAEGEFTVQAVPVRTNRSTQHWTLSILQPGADGAPIVTTTATAVTAVRRETWSLPDTLMPETEGPGGLERVTRGMPVKWLDRYDLRPVSGALPVRWDGGSSDSSLSRLWMRDEPARPLDFCALTALADVFFPRVWLRRARQVPAGTVSLTVYFHASGEQLAATGSGHLLGQARAQEFRNGFFDQTVQLWNQGGTMLASSHQIVYYKE; this is translated from the coding sequence ATGACCGCTGCTGCTTCTCCTCCCACCCATCCGCTCGACGACGCGCTGGTGCTTGGCGCCGTGGCCCCGGGCCAGTACACCGCCCGCACGTCGCCGGCCTACTGGAACATGGTCGGGCCGTTCGGCGGCATCACGGCCGCCACCCTGCTCCGCGCCGTGCTCCAGCACCCGCAACGGCTGGGCGATCCGCTCTCGCTCACCGTGAACTACGCGGGCGCCATCGCCGAAGGCGAGTTCACCGTGCAGGCCGTGCCCGTGCGCACCAACCGATCGACCCAGCACTGGACCCTGTCCATCCTGCAGCCCGGGGCCGATGGCGCGCCGATCGTGACCACCACGGCCACCGCCGTGACCGCGGTGCGGCGCGAGACCTGGAGCCTTCCGGACACGCTCATGCCGGAAACGGAGGGTCCCGGGGGCCTGGAGCGCGTCACGCGCGGCATGCCCGTGAAATGGCTGGACCGCTACGACCTGCGGCCCGTATCGGGAGCATTGCCCGTGCGGTGGGATGGCGGCAGCAGCGACAGCAGCCTGAGCCGGCTCTGGATGCGCGATGAGCCTGCGCGCCCACTCGATTTCTGCGCGCTCACTGCCCTGGCCGATGTATTCTTCCCGCGGGTGTGGCTGCGCCGCGCACGCCAGGTCCCGGCGGGAACCGTGTCGCTCACGGTGTATTTCCATGCCAGCGGCGAGCAACTGGCGGCCACGGGCAGTGGCCACCTGCTGGGGCAGGCGCGGGCGCAGGAGTTCCGCAACGGCTTTTTCGACCAGACGGTGCAGCTCTGGAACCAGGGCGGCACCATGCTCGCGAGCAGCCACCAGATCGTCTACTACAAAGAGTGA
- a CDS encoding acetyl-CoA C-acyltransferase translates to MKQVQDAYIVAATRTPIGKSHRGYLRNMRPDDLLATTLKSALAQVPGLDPAAIEDIVCGCAIPEAQQGLNVARIAAVLAGLPTGVGGITVNRFCASGLSAVQMAADRIRVGEAEVMIAAGVESMSMVPMMGNSPSLSPSIFARDGDVGIAYGMGLTAEKVAQQWKVSREDQDAFALQSHQRALKAQQAGEFTDEITPIEVTDRTADLATGESVARTRTVSLDEGARPDTSLEGLAKLKTVFAARGSVTAGNSSQTSDGAGALILASESAVKRFGLTPLARFVSYASKGVPPAIMGIGPIEAIPAALRYAGLKQDDIDWYELNEAFAAQSLAVVRQLGLDPAKVNPMGGAIALGHPLGATGAIRSATVVHALRRHHLKRGMVTMCVGMGQGAAGIFERV, encoded by the coding sequence ATGAAGCAAGTGCAAGACGCATACATCGTCGCCGCCACGCGCACGCCCATCGGCAAGTCCCACCGGGGCTACCTCCGCAACATGCGGCCCGACGACCTGCTGGCCACCACCCTGAAAAGCGCGCTGGCCCAGGTGCCTGGGCTGGACCCGGCCGCCATCGAGGACATCGTCTGCGGCTGCGCCATTCCCGAAGCCCAGCAGGGCCTGAACGTGGCCCGCATCGCGGCCGTGCTGGCGGGCCTGCCCACGGGCGTGGGCGGCATCACCGTGAACCGTTTCTGCGCCTCGGGCCTGTCGGCGGTGCAGATGGCCGCCGATCGCATCCGCGTGGGCGAGGCCGAGGTAATGATCGCCGCGGGCGTGGAGAGCATGAGCATGGTGCCCATGATGGGCAATAGCCCCAGCCTGTCGCCGAGCATTTTCGCGCGGGACGGCGACGTGGGCATCGCCTACGGCATGGGCCTCACGGCCGAGAAGGTGGCGCAGCAGTGGAAGGTGTCGCGGGAAGACCAGGACGCGTTCGCGCTGCAATCGCACCAGCGTGCGCTGAAGGCCCAGCAGGCCGGCGAGTTCACCGACGAGATCACCCCCATCGAGGTGACCGATCGCACGGCCGACCTGGCCACGGGCGAATCCGTCGCCAGGACGCGCACCGTGTCGCTCGATGAAGGCGCCCGCCCGGACACCAGCCTCGAAGGCCTCGCCAAGCTCAAGACCGTGTTCGCGGCGCGTGGTTCGGTGACGGCGGGCAACAGCTCGCAGACCAGCGACGGCGCGGGTGCCCTGATCCTGGCGAGCGAGTCGGCGGTGAAGCGCTTCGGTCTGACCCCGCTCGCACGCTTCGTGAGTTACGCCAGCAAGGGCGTGCCGCCGGCCATCATGGGCATCGGCCCGATCGAGGCCATTCCGGCTGCGTTGCGCTATGCGGGGCTGAAGCAGGACGATATCGACTGGTACGAGCTGAACGAAGCCTTCGCGGCGCAGTCGCTCGCCGTGGTGCGCCAACTGGGCCTGGACCCGGCCAAGGTCAACCCGATGGGCGGCGCCATCGCGCTGGGCCACCCGCTGGGCGCCACGGGTGCCATCCGCTCGGCCACCGTGGTGCATGCCCTGCGGCGCCACCACCTGAAGCGCGGCATGGTGACCATGTGCGTGGGCATGGGGCAGGGCGCGGCGGGCATCTTCGAGCGCGTCTGA
- a CDS encoding 3-hydroxyacyl-CoA dehydrogenase/enoyl-CoA hydratase family protein yields the protein MSRFQVKKVAVLGAGVMGAQIAAHLANVKVPVVLFDLPAKEGPKNGIVTQAIEGLKKLKPAPLGVADDAALIGQANYEEHLEQLRECDLIIEAIAERMDWKLDLYRKIAPFVAPTAIVASNTSGLSITKLSEALPDAIKPRFCGIHFFNPPRYMTLVELIDTPTTRPEVLDQLEAFVTSGLGKGVVRAHDTPNFIANRVGIAGMLATMKEVENFGLTFDVVDDLTGKKLGRASSGTFRTADVVGLDTMAHVIKTLQDNLTEETDPFYGSFGTPEVLARLIGMKNLGQKSKAGFYKKVGRDILRFDLESGEYVPGGQKADEVYGRMLKKPAGERLKLLRHAEGAQGRFLWAILRNSFHYAAVHLATIADNARDVDQAMRWGFGMKQGPFELWQEAGWLEVAKMIQEDIDAGKALSKAPLPEWVFKGPVAEAGGVHTAEGSWSASKGAFVPRRRLPVYGRQHFPEKLLGESLPDWRTAGTTVAESDALRTWTLDGEANPSDSRILIASIKSKMHAISPDVMEGLIEAIDTAEREYDGLVIWSGDAPFSVGADLAATMPAFVVAGISAIEGVEQELQNLMLRLRYAQVPVVSAIHGMALGGGCELAVYSARRVAHMESYIGLVEVGVGLVPGAGGLTYIARRAAEHAAASTGKDLLPFLTEGFTAAAMAKVGTSALESRKLGYLLESDIVVPHKDEVLFVALNEARAMAASGWRAPHRRLFPVAGRSGIATIRGSLVNMRDGGFISDHDQHIATLIAEIVCGGDVDAGTLVSEEYLMALERKAFCSLIQHPKTQERILGMLNTGKPLRN from the coding sequence ATGTCCCGATTCCAAGTGAAGAAAGTCGCCGTGCTCGGCGCGGGCGTGATGGGCGCGCAGATCGCCGCCCACCTCGCCAACGTGAAGGTTCCCGTGGTGCTGTTCGACCTGCCTGCCAAGGAAGGCCCGAAGAACGGCATCGTCACCCAGGCCATCGAGGGGCTGAAGAAGCTCAAGCCCGCGCCGCTGGGCGTGGCGGACGATGCGGCCCTCATCGGCCAGGCCAACTACGAGGAACATCTGGAGCAGCTGCGCGAATGCGACCTCATCATCGAGGCCATCGCCGAGCGCATGGACTGGAAGCTCGACCTCTACCGGAAGATCGCCCCGTTCGTCGCGCCGACCGCCATCGTGGCGTCCAACACCTCGGGGCTGTCGATCACGAAGCTCAGCGAGGCGCTGCCCGATGCGATCAAGCCGCGCTTCTGCGGCATCCACTTCTTCAATCCGCCGCGCTACATGACGCTGGTGGAGCTGATCGACACGCCCACGACCCGCCCCGAAGTGCTCGACCAGCTCGAAGCCTTCGTGACCAGCGGCCTGGGCAAGGGCGTGGTGCGCGCGCACGACACGCCCAACTTCATCGCCAACCGCGTCGGCATCGCCGGCATGCTGGCGACGATGAAGGAGGTGGAGAACTTCGGCCTCACCTTCGACGTGGTGGACGACCTCACGGGCAAGAAGCTCGGCCGCGCCAGCAGCGGCACCTTCCGCACCGCCGACGTGGTGGGCCTGGACACCATGGCCCATGTCATCAAGACCCTGCAGGACAACCTGACCGAGGAGACCGACCCGTTCTACGGCAGCTTCGGCACGCCCGAGGTGCTGGCCAGGCTCATCGGGATGAAGAACCTCGGCCAGAAGTCCAAGGCCGGCTTCTACAAGAAGGTGGGCCGCGACATCCTGCGCTTCGACCTGGAAAGCGGCGAGTACGTGCCCGGCGGCCAGAAGGCCGACGAAGTCTATGGCCGCATGCTGAAGAAACCCGCGGGCGAGCGCCTGAAGCTGCTGCGCCATGCCGAGGGCGCGCAGGGCCGCTTCCTGTGGGCCATCCTGCGCAACAGCTTCCACTACGCCGCCGTGCACCTCGCCACGATCGCCGACAACGCCCGCGACGTGGACCAGGCCATGCGCTGGGGCTTCGGCATGAAGCAGGGCCCGTTCGAGCTGTGGCAGGAGGCCGGCTGGCTCGAGGTGGCGAAGATGATCCAGGAGGACATCGACGCCGGCAAGGCGCTCAGCAAGGCGCCGCTGCCCGAGTGGGTGTTCAAGGGTCCGGTGGCCGAAGCCGGCGGCGTGCACACGGCCGAGGGCTCGTGGAGCGCGTCGAAGGGGGCGTTCGTGCCGCGCCGCCGGTTGCCGGTGTATGGGCGCCAGCATTTCCCCGAGAAGCTGCTCGGCGAGAGCCTGCCCGACTGGCGCACGGCCGGCACCACGGTGGCCGAGTCCGATGCGCTGCGCACCTGGACGCTCGACGGGGAGGCAAACCCCTCCGACAGCCGGATCCTCATCGCGAGCATCAAGAGCAAGATGCACGCGATCAGCCCCGATGTGATGGAAGGGCTCATCGAGGCCATCGATACCGCCGAGCGCGAATACGACGGCCTAGTGATCTGGTCGGGCGACGCGCCGTTCAGCGTGGGCGCCGATCTGGCCGCCACGATGCCGGCCTTCGTGGTCGCGGGCATCTCGGCCATCGAGGGCGTGGAGCAGGAGCTGCAGAACCTCATGCTGCGCCTGCGCTATGCCCAGGTACCCGTGGTGTCCGCCATCCATGGCATGGCGCTGGGCGGCGGCTGCGAGCTGGCCGTCTATTCGGCGCGCCGCGTGGCGCACATGGAGAGCTACATCGGCCTCGTCGAAGTGGGCGTGGGACTCGTGCCCGGCGCCGGTGGCCTGACCTACATCGCGCGCCGTGCGGCCGAGCATGCGGCCGCCTCCACGGGCAAGGACCTGCTGCCGTTCCTGACCGAAGGCTTCACCGCCGCGGCCATGGCCAAGGTGGGCACCAGCGCGCTGGAATCCCGCAAGCTCGGCTACCTGCTGGAGAGCGATATCGTCGTGCCGCACAAGGACGAGGTGCTGTTCGTCGCGCTGAACGAAGCCCGCGCCATGGCCGCGAGCGGCTGGCGCGCGCCGCACCGCCGCCTGTTCCCCGTGGCGGGCCGCAGCGGCATCGCCACCATCCGCGGCTCGCTGGTGAACATGCGCGACGGCGGATTCATCAGCGACCACGACCAGCACATCGCCACGCTGATCGCCGAGATCGTCTGCGGCGGCGACGTGGATGCCGGCACGCTGGTGAGCGAGGAATACCTGATGGCCCTGGAGCGCAAGGCGTTCTGCAGCCTGATCCAGCATCCGAAGACGCAGGAACGCATCCTGGGCATGCTCAACACGGGCAAGCCGCTGCGCAATTGA
- a CDS encoding DUF2147 domain-containing protein, translating into MKSTLFAIVLVASTLPSWAQVSPVGTWRSIDDKSGEAKAEIRIAEADGTLSGRIEKSLKKDTRPDATCTECADDRKGQPIAGLEIIRGGKKAEGKDVWEGGKILDPENGKEYRASFTPIEGGAKLEVRGYLGPFWRTQVWQRVQ; encoded by the coding sequence ATGAAATCTACATTGTTTGCTATTGTTTTGGTAGCGTCCACGCTGCCATCCTGGGCCCAGGTCTCCCCGGTGGGGACGTGGCGCAGCATCGATGACAAGAGCGGCGAGGCCAAGGCCGAGATCCGTATCGCCGAGGCGGACGGCACCCTGTCGGGCCGCATCGAGAAGTCGCTCAAGAAGGACACCAGGCCCGATGCCACCTGCACCGAATGCGCGGACGACCGCAAGGGCCAGCCCATCGCCGGCCTGGAGATCATCCGCGGCGGCAAGAAGGCCGAAGGCAAGGACGTCTGGGAAGGCGGCAAGATCCTCGACCCCGAGAACGGCAAGGAATACCGCGCCAGCTTCACGCCCATCGAGGGCGGCGCCAAGCTGGAAGTGCGCGGCTACCTGGGCCCGTTCTGGCGCACCCAGGTCTGGCAGCGCGTGCAGTAG
- a CDS encoding acyl-CoA dehydrogenase C-terminal domain-containing protein: MPTYTPPLRDMQFVLHEVFQVTEEFKAIPRHAEVDADTVNAVLEEAGKFAAGVAFPLNISGDEEGCHLDKATHEVTTPKGFKEAYGQYVEGGWAALSCEPEYGGQGLPFVLNQCLYEMLNSANQAWTMYPGLSHGAYEALHAHGTPEQKKLYLPKLTSGEWTGTMCLTEPHCGTDLGLLRTKAEPVAGAPEGTYKITGNKIFISAGEHDFTENIVHLVLARLPDAPKGSKGISLFVVPKFNVNADGSLGDRNPIFCAGLEHKMGIHGNATAQIAIDGAIGTLVGQPHKGLAAMFVMMNAARLGVGNQSLGLTEVAFQNALAYAKDRTQMRSLSGTKARDKDADPIIVHPDVRKMLLTAKAYAEGARALQIYCTLLLDKAHSHPDEKVRKDSDELVALLTPIVKAFITDNGHIATNACMQVFGGHGFIKEWGMEQFVRDNRINMIYEGTNTIQSLDLLGRKILGNNGATLKKFGKLVGKLVEEEGVNEKMAEFINPIAYLGDQMTKFTTEIGFKGFQNPDEVGAAAVDYLRVAGHLVFGYMFARMAQVALRKIAAGDTDPFYQAKLQTARFYFAKLFPETATLMRTARAGSKPLMDTDAALA, encoded by the coding sequence ATGCCGACCTACACGCCCCCCCTGCGCGACATGCAATTCGTCCTCCACGAGGTTTTCCAGGTCACGGAGGAGTTCAAGGCGATCCCCCGGCATGCGGAGGTCGATGCCGACACGGTCAATGCCGTGCTGGAAGAGGCCGGCAAGTTCGCGGCGGGCGTGGCCTTCCCCCTGAACATCAGCGGCGACGAGGAAGGCTGCCACCTCGACAAGGCGACGCATGAAGTCACCACGCCCAAGGGTTTCAAGGAAGCTTACGGACAGTACGTGGAGGGCGGATGGGCGGCGCTGTCGTGCGAGCCCGAGTACGGCGGCCAGGGCCTGCCGTTCGTGCTGAACCAGTGCCTCTACGAAATGCTCAACAGTGCCAACCAGGCCTGGACGATGTACCCCGGCCTGTCGCATGGCGCCTACGAGGCCCTGCACGCGCACGGCACGCCCGAGCAGAAGAAGCTCTACCTGCCCAAGCTGACCAGCGGCGAGTGGACCGGCACGATGTGCCTGACCGAGCCCCACTGCGGCACCGACCTGGGCCTGCTGCGCACCAAGGCCGAGCCCGTGGCCGGCGCGCCCGAAGGCACCTACAAGATCACCGGCAACAAGATCTTCATCAGCGCGGGCGAGCACGACTTCACCGAGAACATCGTGCACCTGGTGCTGGCCCGCCTGCCCGATGCGCCCAAGGGCAGCAAGGGCATCAGCCTGTTCGTCGTGCCCAAGTTCAACGTGAACGCCGACGGCTCGCTGGGAGATCGCAACCCGATCTTCTGCGCGGGCCTGGAGCACAAGATGGGCATCCACGGCAACGCGACGGCGCAGATCGCCATCGACGGCGCCATCGGCACGCTGGTGGGCCAGCCGCACAAGGGCCTTGCCGCGATGTTCGTGATGATGAACGCCGCTCGCCTGGGCGTGGGCAACCAGTCGCTGGGCCTGACCGAGGTGGCCTTCCAGAACGCGCTGGCCTACGCGAAGGACCGCACGCAGATGCGCAGCCTCTCGGGCACCAAGGCCCGTGACAAGGACGCCGACCCCATCATCGTGCACCCCGACGTGCGCAAGATGCTGCTCACGGCCAAGGCCTATGCCGAAGGCGCGCGCGCGCTGCAGATCTATTGCACGCTGCTGCTGGACAAGGCGCACAGCCATCCCGACGAGAAGGTGCGCAAGGACAGCGATGAACTCGTCGCGCTGCTCACGCCCATCGTCAAGGCCTTCATCACCGACAACGGCCACATCGCCACCAATGCGTGCATGCAGGTCTTCGGCGGCCATGGTTTCATCAAGGAATGGGGCATGGAGCAGTTCGTGCGGGACAACCGCATCAACATGATCTACGAGGGCACCAACACCATCCAGTCGCTGGACCTGCTGGGCCGCAAGATCCTGGGCAACAACGGCGCCACGCTCAAGAAGTTCGGCAAGCTGGTGGGCAAGCTGGTGGAAGAAGAGGGCGTGAACGAGAAGATGGCCGAGTTCATCAACCCCATCGCCTACCTGGGCGACCAGATGACCAAGTTCACCACCGAGATCGGCTTCAAGGGATTCCAGAACCCCGACGAAGTGGGCGCCGCCGCCGTGGACTACCTGCGCGTGGCGGGCCACCTCGTGTTCGGCTACATGTTCGCGCGCATGGCGCAGGTGGCGCTGCGCAAGATCGCCGCCGGCGACACCGATCCGTTCTACCAGGCCAAGCTGCAGACGGCGCGCTTCTACTTCGCCAAGCTGTTCCCCGAGACGGCCACGCTGATGCGCACGGCGCGCGCCGGCTCCAAGCCGCTCATGGATACCGACGCGGCCCTGGCCTGA